The region CGGCCACTGACCCGAACTCCTTCACCTTTGTGACTGAAATCCCCAACAACACGGCCGGCGTCAGCTACACCGACAACAACAGCGACGCTTCGATCGCCAGCAATGCCGCGCTCGACATGACCGGTCCGCGAGCCACGACGAACACCCTGCTGATCAACCTGATGCAGAACTCGACCACTGGGTTGCACCACGTCTTTAGTTCAGGTGGCACCTTGACGTTGTCCGCGACCAAGGGCGGTCGCACGCTGACCACCAAGTCGTTGACCGTCACCAACAACACGACGGTGCTCGATCTGGTCACGTTCATGCAGCAGGCCACCGGCATTCAAACCGGCAGCGGGTCTGACCCGGCCAATCCGATCCCAACCGATGGCGGCTCGGGGCTGGCGGCCGGCGGCTATGTGACGGCCAATGGGCAATTGGAATTGGTCAGCAACAACGGCACCGACAACGCCGTGGCGATCGGCGAATCGTCGCTGCAATTCACGCCCAGCGGCGGCACGATCGCCCAGTCGATCAATCTGAACTTCAATCAGACACAAGCGGCCACCGGCAGCGGCGCCGTCGCCGACTTCCTGGTTTACGACTCGCTGGGCATCCCGCTCAACGTCCGCGTGACCATGGAGCTGCAATCGCAGAACGGCTCGCAGTCGACCTTCCGCTGGTTCGCCGACGCGGCGCAGAACGACCCGGCCTCGGGGGCCGGCATCTCGGCTGGTACGGGTTTGGTGACGTTCGACGGTAATGGCAAACTGCTCTCGACATCGAACAGCACCTTGTCGATCCAGCGCGCTCACGTGCCATCGAACAAACCGTTGAGTATCGATCTGGACTTCAGCCAGGTCTCGGGGCTCGCCGCCACGACGAACTCGCTGGCCGCCGGCTCGCAAGACGGGTTCGCCCCGGGCAAGCTGACCAGCTACACGATCGGCACCGACGGCATCATCACCGGCTCGTTTGACAACGGCACCCAGCGCGATCTGGGCCAGATTCGCCTGGCCCGCTTTGCCAACCCCTCGGGGTTGTCGGCCCAGGGACAAAACCTGTTCGCCGCCGGCGTGAACTCGGGGTTGGCCGTGCTCGGCAATCCCGGGTCCGACGGCATCGGCACCATCAGCTCGGGGGCTATCGAACTGTCGAACACCGACTTGAGCAAGAGCCTGATCTCGCTGATCTCGGCGTCGGAACAATATCAAGGCAACGCTCGCGTCATTCAGACCGCCCAGCAGTTGCTGACCACGCTGATCAATATTAACGGCACGGTCTAAACGACCGCCGTGGACGATTGACGTCTGGGACACAGACCGCGGCGATCGGCGGGGGGCCGATTCTGTGGTCTGTGTCGTTTATAGCGTCACTTCCCGCCCAAGTCTCCCCTTCCGGCGGTGGCACGCCACCGATCAGCCGCTCTCGGCGCGCTCTCTTGCGCCACGCCCGGTTTGGCGTCCTATGTTTGCTTGCGACATGGTTACCGCGGCGTGGGGCCGTTGGGGACGGTGTTCGCGCACGCCGAAGGTGTACCTGGGCCATGATCAAGCTGACTCAATTAGGGGGCGACGCGTTCATCTTGAACGCCGAGCTGATCCGCTACGTCGAATCACGTCCCGACACGTTCGTGACGTTGACCACGGGCGAGCGGCTGATCGTGCGCGAATCGATGGATGAAGTGATGCGGCGGGCGATCGAGTATCAGCGCGCCAAGCACCTGATTCCAACGCCCCATTACCCCGCCGTATGCACCGCGCCGGCCGGCGCCGTCGCCGACCGTCCGCGCTCAACCGCAACTATCCGCTAACCCACGATCGTTTGAAGCACCATGGATATCGCCACGATTTTCGGCTTGTTGCTCGCGACGGCGGCCATCGTCTACTCGGTGTTGGCCGGCGGCGGCACGTTTGGCGCGTTTGTCGACTATCCGTCGATCGCGTGCGTGGGGGGTGGCGCCGTGGCCGTGGTGTTCATCTGCTTCCCACTGAAAACGGTGCTGTCGATCATCAAGGTCACCAAGATCGTCTTCTTGAACAAGCCGCCCAATCTGCCCGAACTGATCGAGACCATCGTCGGGCTGGCCGAAGTGGCGCGGCGCGACGGGCTGTTGGCCTTGGAAAGCAAGATCGCCGAGATCAAGAACCCGTTCATCGTGCTGGGCATTCAGATGGCCGTCGACGGGACGCAACCCGAGGTCATCGAGGACATCCTCCGCACCGAGATCGACGCCATTGCCATGCGGCACCGCGACGGCAAGGCCGTCATGGACCAGGCCGGCCGCTTTGCGCCGGCGTTTGGCATGATCGGCACGCTGCTGGGGCTGGTGATGATGTTGGGCAACATGGACGACCCGGCGGCCATCGGCCCGGGTATGGCCGTGGCGTTGCTCACCACGCTGTACGGCGCGATGATTTCGAACATGTTCACGATTCCCTTCTCCGAGAAGCTGAACTTCCTCAACAAGCAAGAACTGCACGCCTTGGAGGTTTCGCTCAAGGGGATCATGGGGATCCAATCGGGTGACAACCCGCGCGTCATCGAACAAAAACTCAACAGCTTCTTGCACCCGAAACAGCGCAAGGGCTCGAACCAGGCTGCCTAGTTACCATGGCCGTTGAAGAAGATCCACCAGCCGCAGTGCCAGAATGGGTTGTGAGCTTCGGCGACATGATGTCGCTGCTGCTGACGTTCTTCATCATGCTGGTCTCGATGAGCGAAATCCGCAAAGACGACGACAAGTTTCAGGCGTTCCTGGTGTCGCTGAAGCAGAAGTTCGGCGACGACATCGAGAAGCTGATGCTGGGGATCGGGACCGGCCAGCCGCCGTCGACTAAGCCCGTGAAGATCACCACCAAAAAATTCGCCAAGTGGGACAATTCGACCGAACTGGGGGGCAAGCAGAAAGGAGCGCCGGGCAACGAGTCCCGTGTGCGCAACATCAGGCCCGGGCCGCAAATCGCGGTCGGTGGTCCGGTGTCCTTTGCCGAACAGAGCGCCGAATTGTCGCCCGAGGAGCTGGCGCATTTGCGCCGCATCTCGGAAGAGCTCGCCGGCAAGCCTCAGCGCATCGAGATTCGCGGCCACACGTCGCGCAACCCGATCTCGCTCGAGTCGCCGTTTCGCGATCACTGGGATCTGGCCTATGCGCGCTGCCGGCAGGTGATGCAACAACTAACCGGCTTGGGCATCGAGCCGGCGCGGCTGCGAATCAGCGTGGCCGCGCTCAACGAACCGGTCGAACGAGTCGGCGACGCCCTGTCGGCGCGCGAGAACTCGCGCGTCGAACTGTACCTGTTGGGCGAAGTGCCTAATGTGACCGAACCCGCTGGCACAAGCGCCGGCAGCAAACCCTGATCGCCGCCAGGACGAAACACAAGCCCCACGGCACGCATCGGTTGAACAGCACAAGTTAAGGATCCATTTGCCATGGCCGCCGAAAAAGCCAAGCCCACCGACGCCAAACCCGCCACCGCCGAAGCCGCTCCGGCCAAGCCCATGAAGCGTTGGCTGAAGATCGGCGGCATCGTGCTAGCGGTGACAGCAGCCGAGATCGTGGCCGCGTACATGTACTGGCCGCGCGCCGAGGCCGCTAGCGTTTCGACCAAGGTCGAGGTTCCCAAGCTCCCCGAGGCCGAGCCCGAGGTCGAGGAACAGAGCGACCAGTTGCGCGAAGTCGACCTGGGCGAATATCGGATCACCGCTTACCAGCCCTTGTCCAACACCACGCTGCGCATCGACTTCCATCTGTACGGCATGGTGCTAGCAGGCAAGGACGAGCTTGCGATGGGGGACATTTACAAGTCGCGTTCCAACCGGCTGCGCGACCAGGTTTATGTCGTGGTCCGCGGCTGTGATTTGAATGATTTCACCGACGCGGGGTTGGGCTTGCTCAAACGTCGGATATTGGAGACAACTAACAAGACTTTGGGCCAAAACCTCGTCCGTTCCGTGATTTTCAGCGAGTTCTCGTTCATCGAGCAATAGCCTCGACCAGCGCGACCCATCGCTGCGATCACCGCGCCACGGCTGGCCAGGGAACGACAGGTTCGACAAACCGCGCACCCCTCGCCTAGGAATGGATTCCGATGGCCGACGACTCTGGATCGCCGCGTCAAGAAGACATCGATCAACTGCTCAAGCAGTCCGACGCCGCACCGGCCAAGACCGGCGCGGTCGATCAAAGCGAGATCGACGCCCTGCTCAAGCAAGCGCCCTCGCCTGCGGCGCGCGCCCCGCTGCCCGGAGCCGCATTGGCGGCGGCCAGCAGCGGCGACGCCACGATCGCCCCCCAGGACATGGAGCTGTTGATTCGCCAGGCCGAAGCGGCCCTGGCGTCGATCGATCAGCCGCTGGCCGCTGGCCCCGAAGTGAAACGCTTCCGCTTCGACGAGTTCACCGGCGCGCCGCCATCGGCCGAGGCCGCCACGCTGGAACTGCTGCGCGACGTCGAACTCGACCTGAAGATCGAACTTGGCCGCACGCAGATGTACCTCGAAGACATTCTCAAGCTGCGCCGCGGCTCGGTCGTGCCGCTGGAAAAGCTGGCCGGCGACCCCGTCGACATTTACGTCAACGGACGCTTGATCGCGCGCGGCGAAGTGCTGGTGCTGAACGATAACTTTTGCGTTCGCGTGGCGGAACTCGTGGCCAGCGAAGTCGCGGCCGCCGGCTGAAACGGATTGCTTGCCCATGGCGCTCAGTCGCATGCTTCTGCTGGTTGGCTTGTTCGCGCTGGCGGCTTCGGCCGCGGCCCAGCAGCCCGACCTGCGCAACGCCCCGCGCGAGCCGCAACGTCTCCCCGCGAATACCACTGGGACGCCGTTGCCACCGACGCAAGTCACCATTCCCACGCCGCCGGGCGCCTCGCCGTCTTACGCGCCCAGCGCCGGCCAGCAACCGGTTCAATATGCCGGCGGACAGAATACGCCCCCGGCGGATCAGGGCGTGGCACAAGCGATCCACACTACGCCGGCCGAGCCCTTGCGCGCGCCGCCGGCCAAACAATCCAAGCCTTTGCCCCTGGCCCGACGTGGACAGACCACGCCCCGCGCGGCGGACGAAGAAGCCGCGACTCGCGCCAGCGGTGCGCCTTCGCTGACCACGGTCGGCGCGAGCATGGCCATCGTCTTGGGTCTGTTCTTCATTTCGGCTTGGGTGCTGCGGCGCAGCATGCCGGCCGGCGCACCGGCTTTGCCGCGCGAGGTCGTCGAAGTGCTCGGCCGCACCCCCCTGTCGGGTCGCCAACATGCCCATCTGTTGCGGTTGGGAAACAAGCTGGTGCTGGTTTCGCTGAGCGTCGGCGGGGCCGAAACGATCGCCGAAGTCACCGACCCGGTCGAGGTCGATCGTCTGGCCGGCCTGTGCAAGTCGACTCAATCGAACAGTTCGAGCGACGCCTTCCGCCGCGTCTTTCAACAGTTCGCCGGACAGCGCTCGATCCGCGGCTTTCTGGGCCCCGCGACCAGCTCGCCCGCGCCGCTTGCGACCAAGCCGATAGGCGTCGAAGCGATGGGCGAGGAGGACGGCGATGTCTGACGCCAAAAAACAATTGACGCCCATCGAGCAGTGGCGGCGTTGGCGCGGCCGACGCGCCAGCCGCGTTTTGCCCTGGCTGGCCTTGGTCATCACGCTGGCCGGCTATTGGTCGACTGCAACCGCCCAGCAACCGGCGAACATGCCGGCGCGCATCGAGATGCCCACGTCGCTGGCCGGCGGGCCCGAGGCCTGGACCAGCCCCGGCGGCTTGACCGCGACGTTGCAAGTGATGTTGCTGTTGACGGTGATTAGCCTGGCGCCGGCCTTGTTGATGATGACCACCTGCTTTGTGCGGATCATCACGGTGCTCGGACTGCTGAAACAGGCGCTCGGCACCCAGCAGTTACCACCGAGCCAGGTGATCACTTCGATCGCCCTGTTCGTCACCCTGTGGATCATGACGCCGGTTTGGAAGGAAGCGTACGACGAAGGCATCCGCCCCTACACCAATCGGCAGATCACGCTCGATCAGGCCTGGGAACGGGGCATCGCTCCGGTGCGCCGCTTCATGGGTCTGCAGATCGACCGCTGTGGCAACTCGGACGACGTGTGGTTGTTCCTGGAGTATCTGCCCGATCAGCCCACGCCGCAAAGCTATGACGACGTGCCGATCCAGGCCTTGCTGCCGGCCTTCATGCTCAGCGAGCTGAAGACGGCGTTCCTGATCGGCTTTCAGATTTACTTGCCGTTCCTGGTGCTCGACATGGTGGTGTCGAGCGTGCTGATCGCGATGGGCATGCTGATGCTCCCGCCGGTGCTGGTGTCGCTGCCGTTCAAGCTGCTCTTGTTCGTGCTGGTCGACGGCTGGCATCTGGTGATCGGCATGCTGATGGAAAGTGTCCAGCCGTTTACGTAGCGATGGTCAGTTGTCCGTGGTCAGTGGTCAGTTGAAAAGACATGACCTGCGGCCCGAACTCGGCACCACGATTGAAACAAAGTGCAACTGACAACGGACTACTGACAACTGACCTTTCACAAGCAACCCGCAACCAGCAACTTCCCCCCATGCAACCCCAAGACGCCATCGATCTCGCGCGGAACGCCATCTGGATCTCGCTGATCGTCAGCGCGCCGGTCCTGGTCGTCGGTGTGCTGATGGGGCTGCTGATGGGTTTGCTGCAAGCGTTGACCCAGGTGCAAGAACAAACCGTGGCGTTCGTCCCCAAGCTGATCGCCATGGCCGCGGTCTTTGCCATCACGTTGCCTTGGGTGCTCGAACACCTGATCGAATACGTCCAATCGTCGTACAGCCAATTGCCCGGCATGGGGTACTGAGACGTTGCGTCCGCAACCCTTCTCCCCCGGGGAGAAGGTGGTGAGCGCAGCGAACCGGATGAGGGTCCACGACGCCTCGCGAAGCAATCATGACCCTCATCCGGCCTATCGGCCACCTTCTCCCGGTGGGAGAAGGATCGCTGGCCAACGAACCGGCGGCACTTGAATTGACGACCCTGCGAAGCATCTCATGGAATGGCTCACCACGATCTTTGGCCAGTTGCACCTGGTGGCCACCTTCATGCTGGTCCTCTCGCGCACCAGCGGACTGGTCCTCTCGGCCCCGGTGTTCAGCGGCGTGGAAGTGCCCATGCAAGTCCGGGCGCTCTTGTCACTGACGTTGGCCGTCTTGTCGACGCCGCTGCAATTGCCTCTGACGCCGCTGGCCGATATGTCGGCGCTCGACTACTTTCTGCTCGTGGCCAGTGAACTGCTCGTCGGCCTGATGCTGGGCCTGGGCGTTTCGATCCTGCTGGCCGGCTTTCAACTGTCGGGTTACATGATCGGTCAACTTGGCGGCATGTCGCTGGCCGAAGTCTTGAACCCTACGCTCGACACCAACGTGCCGCTGGTGGCCCAGATTCTGCACATGCTCGCCCTGGCGATCTTCGTGCTGATTGGCGGCCACCGGATGTTGCTGGTCGGGCTGCTCGAAACCTTCGACGTCATTCCCCCCGGCTCGGCCGCGCTGTCGCCGTCGCTGACGACCTTTCTGTCCGACCTGATGGCCCAGAGCTTTTCGCTGGGCATTCGCACCGCCGCTCCGTCGGCCGCGGCCTTGCTGCTGGCCACGTTCGCCCTGGGGTTGTTGAGCCGGACGTTGCCGCAACTGAATCTGATGTCGCTCGGCTTTGGCGTGAATGCGCTGGCCACGCTGGGGACGTTGTGGGTTTCGTTCGGCGCCGTGGCATATCTGCTCGACGAACATCTCGAGCCGACGGTCCAAGTCGTGCTCGAATCACTGGTCGGGTGACGGGGGCCACACCATGAGACATCCACGCGCGCTCGCCATCACGCTCAAGATCTGTCA is a window of Planctomycetota bacterium DNA encoding:
- a CDS encoding flagellar hook-basal body complex protein — translated: MGLSSVFSTAISGLQASETVIDVSGNNIANANTAGFKASNVQFATQFLQTLSIGSAPSGNLGGTNPQQIGLGALVSSISPDFSQGTLQISSNPSDLAIQGDGFFTVQTQNGQQLYTRNGAFKLNGNNQLVTANGDKVLGFGVDSGFNIQSTNLVPISIPLGSAAVAKATQNVSLQGTLSPSGAVATTAAITQTGALGDSSFASPNTSGTTAAIAPTPDIVGPGTTATAASSGSGGMTASSTYSYEVVFVDAAGKESMPSAAFSATLGGSDDSASLANIPTDSTGKYVARRIYRTDANGTTYKLLTTINDNTTTNFTDSTADGSLGASLNTTTLTGNYSYYVTFATATGGPGHGFESAPSSLVGPLNVINGRVVLSNLPTDSSGQYTVRRIYRCSATDPNSFTFVTEIPNNTAGVSYTDNNSDASIASNAALDMTGPRATTNTLLINLMQNSTTGLHHVFSSGGTLTLSATKGGRTLTTKSLTVTNNTTVLDLVTFMQQATGIQTGSGSDPANPIPTDGGSGLAAGGYVTANGQLELVSNNGTDNAVAIGESSLQFTPSGGTIAQSINLNFNQTQAATGSGAVADFLVYDSLGIPLNVRVTMELQSQNGSQSTFRWFADAAQNDPASGAGISAGTGLVTFDGNGKLLSTSNSTLSIQRAHVPSNKPLSIDLDFSQVSGLAATTNSLAAGSQDGFAPGKLTSYTIGTDGIITGSFDNGTQRDLGQIRLARFANPSGLSAQGQNLFAAGVNSGLAVLGNPGSDGIGTISSGAIELSNTDLSKSLISLISASEQYQGNARVIQTAQQLLTTLININGTV
- a CDS encoding flagellar FlbD family protein, producing the protein MIKLTQLGGDAFILNAELIRYVESRPDTFVTLTTGERLIVRESMDEVMRRAIEYQRAKHLIPTPHYPAVCTAPAGAVADRPRSTATIR
- a CDS encoding motility protein A; the encoded protein is MDIATIFGLLLATAAIVYSVLAGGGTFGAFVDYPSIACVGGGAVAVVFICFPLKTVLSIIKVTKIVFLNKPPNLPELIETIVGLAEVARRDGLLALESKIAEIKNPFIVLGIQMAVDGTQPEVIEDILRTEIDAIAMRHRDGKAVMDQAGRFAPAFGMIGTLLGLVMMLGNMDDPAAIGPGMAVALLTTLYGAMISNMFTIPFSEKLNFLNKQELHALEVSLKGIMGIQSGDNPRVIEQKLNSFLHPKQRKGSNQAA
- a CDS encoding OmpA family protein; the encoded protein is MAVEEDPPAAVPEWVVSFGDMMSLLLTFFIMLVSMSEIRKDDDKFQAFLVSLKQKFGDDIEKLMLGIGTGQPPSTKPVKITTKKFAKWDNSTELGGKQKGAPGNESRVRNIRPGPQIAVGGPVSFAEQSAELSPEELAHLRRISEELAGKPQRIEIRGHTSRNPISLESPFRDHWDLAYARCRQVMQQLTGLGIEPARLRISVAALNEPVERVGDALSARENSRVELYLLGEVPNVTEPAGTSAGSKP
- the fliN gene encoding flagellar motor switch protein FliN; translated protein: MADDSGSPRQEDIDQLLKQSDAAPAKTGAVDQSEIDALLKQAPSPAARAPLPGAALAAASSGDATIAPQDMELLIRQAEAALASIDQPLAAGPEVKRFRFDEFTGAPPSAEAATLELLRDVELDLKIELGRTQMYLEDILKLRRGSVVPLEKLAGDPVDIYVNGRLIARGEVLVLNDNFCVRVAELVASEVAAAG
- a CDS encoding flagellar biosynthetic protein FliO; protein product: MLLLVGLFALAASAAAQQPDLRNAPREPQRLPANTTGTPLPPTQVTIPTPPGASPSYAPSAGQQPVQYAGGQNTPPADQGVAQAIHTTPAEPLRAPPAKQSKPLPLARRGQTTPRAADEEAATRASGAPSLTTVGASMAIVLGLFFISAWVLRRSMPAGAPALPREVVEVLGRTPLSGRQHAHLLRLGNKLVLVSLSVGGAETIAEVTDPVEVDRLAGLCKSTQSNSSSDAFRRVFQQFAGQRSIRGFLGPATSSPAPLATKPIGVEAMGEEDGDV
- the fliP gene encoding flagellar type III secretion system pore protein FliP (The bacterial flagellar biogenesis protein FliP forms a type III secretion system (T3SS)-type pore required for flagellar assembly.), with protein sequence MSDAKKQLTPIEQWRRWRGRRASRVLPWLALVITLAGYWSTATAQQPANMPARIEMPTSLAGGPEAWTSPGGLTATLQVMLLLTVISLAPALLMMTTCFVRIITVLGLLKQALGTQQLPPSQVITSIALFVTLWIMTPVWKEAYDEGIRPYTNRQITLDQAWERGIAPVRRFMGLQIDRCGNSDDVWLFLEYLPDQPTPQSYDDVPIQALLPAFMLSELKTAFLIGFQIYLPFLVLDMVVSSVLIAMGMLMLPPVLVSLPFKLLLFVLVDGWHLVIGMLMESVQPFT
- the fliQ gene encoding flagellar type III secretion system protein FliQ translates to MQPQDAIDLARNAIWISLIVSAPVLVVGVLMGLLMGLLQALTQVQEQTVAFVPKLIAMAAVFAITLPWVLEHLIEYVQSSYSQLPGMGY
- a CDS encoding flagellar biosynthetic protein FliR yields the protein MEWLTTIFGQLHLVATFMLVLSRTSGLVLSAPVFSGVEVPMQVRALLSLTLAVLSTPLQLPLTPLADMSALDYFLLVASELLVGLMLGLGVSILLAGFQLSGYMIGQLGGMSLAEVLNPTLDTNVPLVAQILHMLALAIFVLIGGHRMLLVGLLETFDVIPPGSAALSPSLTTFLSDLMAQSFSLGIRTAAPSAAALLLATFALGLLSRTLPQLNLMSLGFGVNALATLGTLWVSFGAVAYLLDEHLEPTVQVVLESLVG